The following are encoded in a window of Candidatus Hydrogenedentota bacterium genomic DNA:
- a CDS encoding lipase family protein, translating to MEYLTPDITSVLARDVYDLRLDDDLSALGASVPQWLGEFNPPQRMTGTSGAFLRSRSGFGFFSSGRGKRAREALVVMRGTATLADGLTDLSCGVQLGPRGFLVHSGFNETFDSLREQLNACFGAPENRGVSHVHCVGHSLGGALATLVADYARARGLRASLYTFGSPRVGYAAFSSQLTDALGPDDIFRVYHANDPVSMVPLFPFLHAPDRGQVVMLPAKYHAYDFSAHSMNGYVSDVSGRGWREMRCGATNWLERLDSNVRLWLDSGDRSVLSHYGGNILWFLGKALLQLLRVALSVESTGLQVLVSAGFTLVDSIAWLLGRAALLKKEVGTMLERILKALMTALGRSIEGIQDVTVAVLRFSIGLLLGSISNQVTRAIAIAHGASR from the coding sequence ATGGAATACTTGACGCCCGATATCACCTCGGTTCTTGCGCGAGACGTGTATGACCTGAGGCTCGACGACGACTTGAGCGCATTGGGTGCCTCCGTGCCGCAATGGCTTGGCGAGTTCAATCCTCCGCAACGCATGACAGGCACCTCGGGTGCATTTCTTCGATCACGCTCCGGTTTTGGTTTTTTTTCGTCCGGTCGTGGGAAACGGGCGCGCGAGGCGCTTGTGGTCATGCGGGGTACCGCAACGCTCGCTGACGGACTCACGGATTTGAGTTGCGGGGTCCAGTTGGGGCCTCGGGGATTCTTGGTGCATTCAGGCTTTAACGAGACGTTCGATTCGTTGCGCGAGCAACTGAACGCATGCTTTGGCGCACCAGAAAACCGCGGGGTATCTCACGTCCATTGTGTCGGTCACAGCCTCGGCGGAGCCCTTGCGACGCTGGTCGCGGATTACGCGCGGGCGAGGGGGTTGCGTGCATCGCTCTATACGTTCGGAAGCCCGAGGGTAGGCTACGCGGCTTTCAGTTCCCAGCTCACGGACGCACTGGGACCTGACGACATTTTTCGTGTGTATCACGCCAACGATCCGGTAAGCATGGTGCCACTGTTCCCGTTCCTGCACGCTCCGGATCGCGGACAAGTAGTCATGTTGCCGGCGAAGTACCATGCGTATGACTTTTCGGCACATTCAATGAACGGCTACGTATCAGACGTTTCCGGCAGGGGGTGGCGTGAGATGCGCTGCGGGGCGACGAACTGGCTTGAACGGCTCGATAGCAATGTGCGATTGTGGTTGGACTCCGGGGACCGGTCGGTTCTTTCGCATTATGGCGGTAACATTTTGTGGTTTCTTGGAAAGGCGTTACTCCAGCTGTTGCGTGTTGCCCTGAGCGTTGAAAGTACGGGACTTCAGGTGCTGGTCAGCGCCGGGTTCACATTGGTTGATTCGATCGCATGGTTGCTTGGGCGCGCGGCGCTCTTGAAGAAGGAAGTCGGTACGATGCTGGAGCGCATCCTGAAGGCGCTGATGACAGCCCTCGGTCGCAGCATCGAAGGAATTCAGGACGTTACCGTCGCAGTCCTGCGGTTCTCAATTGGGTTGCTTCTGGGCAGTATCAGCAACCAGGTCACCCGTGCGATCGCGATTGCACACGGAGCGTCGAGATAA